A single genomic interval of Osmerus eperlanus chromosome 14, fOsmEpe2.1, whole genome shotgun sequence harbors:
- the pcdh18a gene encoding LOW QUALITY PROTEIN: protocadherin-18a (The sequence of the model RefSeq protein was modified relative to this genomic sequence to represent the inferred CDS: deleted 2 bases in 1 codon), producing the protein MESGKMKWHLYIRIWKLLAVLTLVTQHATGKTLKYQVYEEQKVGTVIARLKEDVADVLAKLPSTVSLRFRAMQRGSTSFLTVREHDGEISIRTKIDREKLCEKNLNCSIQFDVLTLPTEHLQLFHVEVEVLDINDNAPQFARSVIPLEISESAAVGARIPLDSASDPDVGENSLYTYSLEPNNFFKIDIQARPDGAKYSELVVLRELDREMRAGYELQFTASDKGVPPRTGSTLLKISVADSNDNSPIFEQSSYVINLLENAPVGTLLIDLNATDADEGTNAKIVYSFSSHVSPKIMETFKINSDTGHLTLVRRVDFESVTSYDIDVQAQDMGPNSMPAHCKITVKVVDVNDNKPDISINLMSQGKEEAAYISESSPLDTFVALVRVEDLDSGLNGEVVCKLHGQGSFKLQKSYENNYMILTNVSLDREKRSEFSLTVVAEDRGDPSLSTVKHFTVHVGDENDNPPRFEKGRYEVFKSENNAPGAYLTTLVALDPDLDANGQVSYSIVENVVHGSSISTYVTIDPSSGAVYALRTFDREDVSRIAFVVQAKDAGGTPLLSNATVVLTILDENDNPPVIAAPQLWNHTAEVPVSRYAKKGEPLTTVRATDRDTGVNAELTCVLAAGNEDGYFVVDARTCEVRANASLEDFPREHAELTVVVRDGGADSLSARAVLTVTLYENMENHVPVSDQGESPMDASLIIIISLGAICALLLIIMVAFAARCSREKKDTRHSYNCRVAESTHHGHPKKPSRQIHKGDITLVPTVNGTLPIRAHHRSPSATPPMERVAIGSRQGHHSRQSLNSLVTISSNHIPESFALELTHATPPVEQVSQLLSMLHQGQYQTRPSFRGNKYSRSYRYALQDMDKFSLKDSGRGDSEAGDSDYDMGRESPVDRLLGEGFSDLLHLDLHHRLHPAMRLCTEECRVLGHSDQCWMPPLPSPASASSDYRNNMYIPGEESQQPLLDDDQTSVDSERRKSFSTFGKEVGGEEGADSEVCGGVGGAGSLLSEMNSVFQRLLPPSLDAYAECSETAVAAATAAMEPRGSGVGNGNGAQDSRKGLLPGGKGPAYPSGVAAWAANTHYLNPGGGATGPSPACHTSTNTQPPHLKWLPAMEEIPENFEEDEFDSVLGLGHLGGKRSDSRHEVMDASELVNEINKLLQDVRQN; encoded by the exons ATGGAATCCGGAAAGATGAAGTGGCACTTGTATATCAGAATCTGGAAACTTCTTGCAGTTTTGACTCTGGTAACGCAGCATGCCACCGGTAAGACGTTGAAATATCAAGTTTACGAGGAACAAAAGGTCGGTACAGTGATTGCCCGTTTGAAAGAAGATGTTGCCGATGTTTTAGCTAAACTTCCCAGCACCGTTTCCCTTCGCTTTAGAGCTATGCAGAGAGGCAGTACATCATTCCTTACGGTGCGCGAGCACGACGGAGAAATTAGCATCAGGACCAAAATAGACAGAGAAAAACTCTGTGAGAAGAACCTTAACTGTTCTATCCAATTCGACGTTTTAACCCTCCCAACTGAACACTTACAACTGTTTCACGTGGAGGTAGAAGTGCTGGACATAAACGATAATGCGCCCCAGTTTGCTCGCTCCGTTATTCCCTTAGAGATCTCAGAGAGCGCGGCCGTGGGAGCGCGCATTCCCCTGGACAGCGCCAGCGACCCTGACGTCGGGGAAAACTCCCTTTACACATATTCCCTTGAGCCCAACAACTTCTTTAAAATTGACATTCAGGCCAGGCCGGACGGAGCCAAATATTCGGAGCTTGTGGTGCTGAGGGAATTGGATAGAGAGATGCGTGCAGGTTATGAACTCCAATTTACGGCGTCTGATAAGGGCGTTCCCCCCAGAACTGGTTCTACTCTGCTCAAAATTAGCGTTGCAGACTCAAATGACAACAGCCCTATATTTGAGCAATCCTCCTATGTCATCAATCTATTAGAAAATGCACCTGTCGGCACCTTGCTTATAGACCTGAATGCAACTGACGCTGATGAGGGCACAAACGCCAAAATCGTCTACTCCTTCAGCAGTCACGTGTCGCCTAAAATCATGGAAACGTTCAAGATCAACTCTGACACCGGCCACCTGACGCTCGTGAGGCGCGTGGACTTCGAGAGTGTGACGTCATACGACATCGACGTGCAGGCGCAGGACATGGGGCCCAACTCCATGCCCGCACACTGCAAGATAACGGTCAAAGTGGTGGACGTGAATGACAACAAACCAGATATAAGCATCAATCTGATGTCACAGGGAAAAGAGGAGGCCGCGTATATATCCGAATCTTCGCCGTTGGACACGTTTGTGGCTTTAGTGAGAGTGGAAGACCTGGACTCTGGCCTCAACGGAGAGGTGGTGTGTAAACTCCACGGCCAGGGTTCTTTCAAACTCCAGAAGAGCTATGAGAACAACTACATGATCCTCACCAACGTGTCGTTGGACCGGGAGAAGAGGTCCGAGTTCAGTCTGACCGTGGTGGCCGAGGACCGCGGCGACCCCAGCCTCTCCACCGTCAAACACTTCACCGTCCACGTCGGCGACGAGAACGACAACCCGCCGCGCTTCGAGAAGGGCCGCTACGAGGTCTTCAAATCGGAGAACAACGCCCCCGGGGCGTACCTCACCACGCTCGTGGCCCTCGACCCCGACCTGGACGCCAACGGGCAGGTGAGCTACTCCATCGTGGAGAACGTCGTCCACGGCAGCTCCATCTCCACCTACGTCACCATCGACCCGTCCAGTGGCGCCGTGTACGCCCTGCGCACCTTCGACCGCGAGGACGTCAGCCGGATTGCCTTCGTCGTCCAAGCCAAGGACGCCGGCGGGACGCCGTTGCTGAGCAACGCCACCGTCGTCCTGACCATACTGGACGAGAACGACAACCCGCCCGTCATCGCCGCGCCCCAGCTGTGGAACCACACGGCCGAAGTGCCCGTGTCGCGCTACGCCAAGAAGGGCGAGCCGCTGACCACCGTCCGCGCCACCGACCGCGACACGGGCGTCAACGCCGAGCTCACGTGCGTCCTCGCCGCGGGGAACGAGGACGGCTACTTCGTCGTGGACGCCAGGACGTGCGAGGTCCGCGCCAACGCCAGCTTGGAGGACTTCCCCCGCGAGCACGCCGAGCTCACCGTGGTGGTGCGAgacggcggcgccgacagcctcAGCGCCCGGGCCGTGCTGACGGTGACCCTCTACGAGAACATGGAGAACCACGTCCCGGTGAGCGACCAGGGCGAGAGCCCCATGGATGCCtcactcatcatcatcatctccctGGGCGCCATCTGTGCCCTCCTCCTGATCATCATGGTGGCCTTTGCCGCCCGCTGCAGCCGGGAGAAGAAAGACACCCGCCACTCCTATAACTGCCGGGTGGCCGAGTCCACACACCATGGCCACCCCAAGAAACCCTCTCGGCAGATCCACAAAGGTGACATCACGCTGGTTCCCACGGTCAACGGGACACTCCCTATCAGGGCACACCATCGCTCCCCCTCCGCTACGCCCCCCATGGAGCGGGTGGCAATAGGGAGCCGGCAGGGCCACCACAGCCGCCAATCGCTGAACAGCCTCGTGACCATCTCCTCCAATCACATCCCGGAGAGCTTTGCTCTGGAGCTGACTCATGCCACGCCACCGGTGGAG CAAGTCTCACAGCTTCTGTCCATGCTTCATCAGGGCCAGTACCAAACCCGACCCAGTTTCCGTGGCAACAAATACTCGAGAAGCTACAG GTATGCCCTCCAGGACATGGACAAGTTCAGTTTAAAGGACAGTGGGCGTGGAGACAGTGAGGCGGGGGACAGTGACTATGATATGGGCCGGGAGTCCCCTGTCGACAGGCTCCTGGGAGAGGGCTTCTCcgacctcctccaccttgacCTGCACCACAGACTCCACCCAG ctaTGAGACTGTGCACAGAGGAGTGTCGCGTCCTGGGCCACTCAGACCAGTGCTGgatgccccccctgccctctccagcctctgcctcctccGACTACCGCAACAACATGTACATTCCTGGGGAGGAATCCCAGCAGCCCCTGCTGGATGACGACCAGACCTCCGTGGACTCGGAGCGCCGCAAGAGCTTCTCCACCTTCGGCAAGGAGGTGGGCGGCGAGGAG GGCGCGGACAGCGAGGTGTGCGGAGGAGTGGGCGGTGCGGGCTCCCTGCTGTCGGAGATGAACAGCGTCTTTCAGAGGCTCCTTCCACCATCCCTAGATGCATACGCCGAGTGCAGCGAAACGGCCGTCGCCGCAGCAACGGCGGCAATGGAGCCACGTGGGAGCGGTGTGGGTAACGGAAATGGGGCGCAGGACTCCAGGAAGGGGCTGTTGCCCGGGGGCAAAGGTCCCGCCTACCCGTCAGGTGTGGCGGCCTGGGCGGCCAATACCCACTACCTGAACCCAGGGGGCGGAGCCACAGGGCCCAGCCCAGCATGTCACACGTCCACCAACACCCAACCACCACATCTAAAATGGTTGCCGGCCATGGAAGAGATCCCAGAAAACTTCGAGGAGGATGAGTTTGATTCGGTGCTCGGGCTGGGCCACCTGGGCGGGAAACGCAGCGATAGCAGACACGAAGTCATGGACGCCAGCGAACTGGTCAACGAGATCAACAAACTGCTCCAGGATGTCAGACAGAACTAG